The genome window aagttAGCTAGCTGATTAACAATATTAGATCGTGCAggatttattaaaaaaaaaaagttgatgtatatttatacatacaatCCCTCAAGAAAACCTGGTTCTCTCCTGGGTGGCGGTGGTGGGGCACCATAATACTGAGGAGGTGCCATTACTGGTGGAGGTGGCCCTTGATTATAAGTATAACCACCTGCACCATATATTAAATACACAGGTAAAAGGTAGTTAAAATCAAGAAAACATTCGATTATTATAGTATGAACTAAGAAAGCAGAGACATGCATGCACCTGGAGGAGGATAGGGGTGGCCGTACTTGTAATCACTCATATTGCCAAacaaaaacactaattaatggATGAAATCGTAGGATTGGGGTTTAAGGGCAGGCAGGGTTTTATACAAGGCAAAAAGAGAGCTGAGAACTTGGCAAGAGGGTTGGCTGGATAAGAGAATATATGGTGTCGgcaaggaaaggaaaagaaaaggtcTCTGTAACAAGCTGCAAAAGCAAAGTAACGAATAATACAATGTCTGTGGTTGTATTATTCTTATTCCGGTGTGTTTTGATGtatcgttttaataaaatatagatgaatgtaaatatatatatatatatatatatatatgttaatgtgCAAATATAGATAGTGGATTGAGACGtaaatgtgaaaaatataaatatatatatgttttgtctTCGTCTATAGGCAATCCTTATCTCTACCCTCGTTATTAAGAAATTAATACAAGGAACAAAAATAGTGGCAATGAAAGGGCTGGGTATAAAAGCAGTTGAATGCTTTCTATTTTCCACTTTATTTCCATTTCGAAGTTTCGTGAAAGGGAATTTTCGAATATTTGTTCAAATTCGGGCATTTCCTGTGTCTGCTAAACCAATATTCTTTACACACTGTATACGAATTTTCTATTTGGTTTGTACTTTAGGGTTTTGTGGTAATGTGAAATctctttattaaaaattaaattgtattttgattcttttatttaaaaaacaaataagtagtatttgtacgttagatcaaaaaataaatgaatcatttttgttaaaaactttATCTATTTCTACTTTTAAAAACTTGTGTAGCTAACATAATAATAAGACAGTTACACGTGGTGTGTTACATATACCTGATTCTAATGCATATgatccaatttttaatagtagaaatggatggagtttttaataaaagaatcaGTTTGCTTTTAATCTAtcgtacatggactaaattgtctttttttttagCAAGGggaacaaaatgcaatctgacctCCTAATACAAGAGGATATTAAAAAgttggaataattttttttataaattctaaaattatttatgaattttgatgatgttTAATTTGGAGGAgttgtaaatataaattttaaaattttaattttaattttaaaaattattgatatcAATATTGacatacttaaataataatatttttattttaaaataatcaattttatgtatttttagtgtatacaattaaatcaaagtttaaatgtttaatatgtaaAGTGATAATTGAACAGGTGGTggtaaatttctcttaaaaccAACTAGAGTTTTATAAAAGAACAATTAGGATTAACCTTGCCTCGATTGGGACACATGACAACACGAAAATTAACCAAAGAGACCTACGGATAACCCTCCGCCTTATCTTGTTAGGATGATTGTTTAGTGACCAATCACTTGCGTGCTTTATACCATCCACATGAGGGACCATTCATCTTTAATTAATCGATTGGACTCTCTATTAGGTCATCCGCTATTAATAGAAGCATTCTTTTTAAGTGGAGATCACCGAATAATTATGACACTTATAAATACTCTCAAAACATAACATTGAGAGCTCTCCTTCCTTCTCTACAAATCTTAATAGACCTAATTTTCTATTCTCTGACTTTTTCGACTCTTGGCTTGTCTTAGATAAATCAATCTTTTTTAAAACCATCCTTTTCCTCTTTTTAACTCTCGTTAATATCATGTATACGAGCGTAGATTGAACACAAAAATAAACTCGTTTCTCATCTTTCTCGAAAAGGCCTAAACCGTAAAATTCCACCCTTTTACCGTACACGagcaaaattctctcaattatGCTCTCGTGTCATTGCTGACTTAAGCAAGCAATTCCACCCTTgctttattgaatttttttccctattccttaaaaaaaattttattcatattcctttctttaaacaaattagattatatgtaagtaaaatttttatgagaaaatatatttataaaaaatatttatcgaATAAACTATAAGCAGAGTAATGAaggggttttaaaaaaattccaatatcagtataataatttttaaatttttatttttaaataaattaatatctaattaactCAAACCCACTAAATTGTTATTAGAATACGCTTGGCGCACACCATTATTGATTGACAATTAAGCTCATTATTTGAGAGAGAATATAGCAttaatctattattttcttaaatccTTTAGCATATATTCTTTTCATTGAATTTAAAAGTTTGAAGCTCAACAATTAATAAGCGTTAGATATAATggtaagatatatatatatatatttcattctcaaatgaaaatatatatatattcaaaatttaaagataatattaATGAGAGCGACAATCATGAACTTCAAATATAAACCGTAATGAatataaaaacatcaaataataaaattaaaggctaatgtgataaaaaaaaactcatataACTACGACATTCACCtttcttaaaattaatctaaattcgATTCATcgttatagaaaaataaatatctaacAACTATGCCTTTAATCAAATGGAatcattttattacattaattcaGCAAAATTCCTTTTACTTGTTTATTcactaatttaaaatgatagctataaaaaaaattcaacatttactTTTGTGCCGAAAGTGAagttaattcttttaaaatagaaatttaatacttattagTTCTCCTCTCCTTAAATAAACCATGctaatcatattatatatattttgtaaggTCTTAAACTTTCGGTTGACGTGGATAGTTTATTTAACTGATATTTGatttagggtaaattatcaaaatagtcacttttgtttatctcagattacattttagtcatttacgttttagtcacttacgttaatatgttgtaacattttagtcactgagctgtAAATTTCCATTAACAGTATAACGGTAAGTTGACATGGCACgctaaatcatcatttcaaataaaagttttaggttaaattatataattggtcTCCacattttttttcgttttgagcaatttaattttttctttaatgttctttttaacattttctttattttccattctcttctacttctccctttgttttcctctcttttccatttcttttaatatagtttttctatgttttccatttgttaaaactagtccctttacttttatttttttgaacaatttaattttgtattttccttttcttctttccgccctttagttttaataaatgagaAATATAGAAAACTACATTAAACAATTGACtgtgtattatttttattctacaaacaacattaaaagattgacatgtctattctttttgatatttattttaatattttactataccccTATAGAATACTTGTCAATCTTCTAACACTGTTTGTGGAGTTTAAAAACTCCACTGACAGCGTAccaaataattttcatatatatatatatatatatatatatatatatatatcaattaatacACACTAACAATGTACGATTTTTTTAGACTTCACAAGCAAGGTCAAGGGTTTGGTATATTATCAGTGGAGTCTTTAGACTTCACTAGTAGGATTAGGGATTTAACAAGTGTCCAATagagatataataaaatattaaaataataaacacatgACAATTATTTGAGACTGCTTATGGAATAAAAAAGGTATATTGCTAGTGTacgaattatatatatatatatggtgagTGGCGATCTCTccttttttatagttttaattattcattaaatttattttttaacaaaatcaaattaaagatatattatcaattttaaataaaaatcatttatataaaaaatctaattttaattatattaaatgcATTTATTACAAATgtagatatataaaattttaacaattatcttttatcaatataatttttctagaaaatagAAATTATCCTAACAATTAGATcaatatactttatttttaaaatagaaattaaaaatatttttaaatcatgtattaataaaaatatattaaattaatttatagtttATTATGTCTAacaatacaaatatttaaactCAACTGtgcatttattaataaaaataaatttgtattaatttatagtgtattaacatataatttttaaacaaaactaaattatatttaaatcctattttcatacataaaaattatcacaaCAAAAATCTTGATccatatactttatttttttaaacataaattatccaggagataaaataaaattgataatttaagatatttaaaataataagtaacataataaatatatgtttgcaaacatataacatttttcaaattaaaatattaaaaatatttttaaagaattgaaataacactttatcaataatattaaaactaaattgttttaaataaatttttgtataccttttgaaaatttttcaaattttaaaattttcaaaaaaaatatttaactctcaaaaatatttttaaatgcaatttaaaatgatttattagaattttattcattttaaaagttttagataatatattaaaattcaagtctaaaaatatatttttaaataatatttatgtatgaaattaaCAGATTAccaattcatttaaaaaaaactaaaaccctTATAATTGCATAGaacaaattttttcaaaaataataaaataatatgataatatttttccttttatattttatataattttttttttataaaatgattcGGAGCCCAAAGAAAGAACAGAAATTTAATTATCCAAAATAGTCAAACGGAATTCGGGCCAGGCCGAACTTTCCCGTTAATAAATTGTTGTTTTCTTCATATACATTTTGAagaagggtaaactacacctaaTACCATAAACTATTACtaagtttacgttttgatcatttaacttctaaaagttataaaatagttaacTAAACGATtcagaaatttttatttaagtcagtGAActgttcaaaagtttttattttagtcactaggTTGTTAAGTTCTTTTTTAAAAGTCGGCTAGTGAGCTTTAATTGACGATTCGACGATCGGTATAGTGGATTAGTACCCATCGACAAGTAGAAGAACATGTCTTAAATCTAAATCGATCTAATGGTCAGTCTCAAAGATTAAAGAATaaagttatttgaattttgattcacTTATGACGCtcaaaattgtttaataaaaaaaattaaactgtaaaaatgaaaggaaaaatagctTTTAATTTATGCAGACGGTGTAAACAAAGAAGGTcatacaataaaaattttaacaacccaacaacttaaaaaaaaaatccaaacacctatttaagaaaaaaaatcaaataattaattacatctTCCACGCAACGAGGTcatctatttgttattttactttttggtCCAAATTTATCTAGTCTTTATCTAGTTTGGGAAAGTGATATATCAAaaggtatttttattatttttttgaataacgttgaatgattatttttagtGGATTACAAAAATAGGACAAAGTCCtaacaataacgaaattaggtAGACTTGAACTCTGGTCACACCTGGAGCAATGAACACCCTAACCATCAGATCAACACATGAGATTCAGGATAATGTTAAATGATTGATCGGGTTGAAGTTAATAAGAcaataaaagttttatataatatatttttattttaataaatgatagaTTATTAGTTTTACATTTGACATTTACTCTCCGATCAAGTGGTTTGAagtgattttattaaaatcgaGTTATCGTCCACATCTAAAGTTTGGTTTCGTGATTgcatgaataaaaatattagattcgaaaaatgaatttttaaaaagaaattaggaggtttaaaagttaaatttattatattttattttaaacattaaaatagtataatttaattaattttaacttttaagattttaaaacgAGTTTAGGTTAACCTATTATAAATATGATcgatttggataaaatttaatattcatattttggAGAAGTGACAAGAGATGTGAGGAAGATGTATAAATTAGAAAtaggaattttatttaatattaaattttctatttttatttaatataaatttgaagttttagaaattcttatattttaatattttaaataatttaaaatgatttttaaaatgatttttatttttaactttaaagagttttaatttttcactttttatatttttattgaaaatacaaaaaagaagaaaattttaacttttaaatcattttgtaattatttatgtatttttaaagagtaaggatcaaattgacaaAACCAAAGTAGATATTGAGGGCTAAAAGAgttatattactttttttataatagCCACATCAATAATTCTAATGGAAAAGTTGATTGAGGaaccaatattttaaataaaaaatatagagactaaattttaaaatttaaaagagtatAAGGACCTTTAgtatatttaagtttatttgtaAACATGaacgaattaaatttattatttggtccattatgaatttaatgacaggataattttaaaaaaatctaattttgagaaatttagtgattaaataaaaaattataattaagttactAAAATACAGAGGATGagattaattttcttgttttgccctacattatatcaaaattcggttaaaatcgaattaactgGCCGAACTAAtctaattcaattaatcaatcgGTTAATCGATTTAATTCGGTCAGAGGTcagttaataaatttttaaaatttcggtTATCTGTTAATTCAATTCGAAATCGGGTAATTAAtcgaacttaataattaataatacaaattatatgtagttttaatttggttaattagatcaaatgaatgttaccaatttattttttatatgttttatacttgtttcagcaatatatatataaatttcagtccgttaattttttaaaaatttagtcgattaacaattaaagaattaaaaattttaattaattcaattagtaCTAAATCAATTCGATTAACCAACGGTTAACCGTTAGAACACTCCTACATTACATAATGTTGACTGTAATCGTACTTGTAGTTATCCATGCTTTTTCAAATATTGATAGTCTTTTTCATGCTTTTCTTCATTAAATATCCAACACACAACACTTTTGATAGTGCCATTTTTTTGCCTTTTGATTATGAGTACTTATCCATTCattgttaataaatatatatttattataaaattacatattcattatttaattttataaacaaaataattattaattaaaaataaattaaaatagaaaaacaaaacaatatgtctattaattaaaaaattaaaacaatatgaaataaaaattataaatgtgttTAGAAGGGGATTGAATATAAGACTTAaagataaaatcattattatttaactgtttaatcatctaacaaaaaactaattatattgaaaaattaaacgTGCTTTCTCACACTCTCCTAAAACGATTTATTTctctaaattaaaaagaaaaaatcaaccTATTTTACCAATagacttttattttcaatatatttaagtaatttggtgatttatgtttgttttgggTGGGAATTGATAGAGACATGGTTAGAGGACAATTATTTACCAACTAATATTGAAGCAGCAACAAACAATTTGTCGTCATCAATAGTTTTTGCGAAGATTGCTTGTCAAAAAGGCAAAGGCTAATGCTATTATAGCTTTCAACTTGATTAAAAATCTCATGTAGGCCCTTGTTTTTGAGAAACATATGAACTTgttgacaaaaaatatatataattaaaataaattcctTATATGCTTTGTCTCTAAATCACTAACATAACGGGGTTTTCTTCTCTTACCCGCAACTTCTTTGTACAAGTCACCTGAAGAGCCatagatagaaaattttttaagtcgtttgttttgttattttttgtccaCCAGCGATGTCAATCTCTACATTGGTTATTgcccttttttccttttctttccatcacctctcttttattttccttcttttcattaactttatatgttttttctctttttagttTGTACATTTATTTGTGAGTATCTTTGTTGTCTTCATAAGTCGTGATGGATAGATGACGGTGTCTGTCGTCTTTGAAATTCCACCGACCTCCAGCAATTTCTCTTGAAAAGTGGATGACTCTATTTTGAGAGTAATTCTAAGTTTAGACCTATGTTGTTTTAAGTTTTGtgtttttttcattgtttaataaatatttcattttaaaaaatagacacGTGTAACCATCTTAACACTGgtcatgaaatttttttgacaatccgttgaaaaataaataaaagcacaACACATTTGTGGAGGAAAAAATTTTCGTTGCTAGTGTATATATAACTAGAAGTTTTATTGTGAGCtgcttaaaattattaaattcacacAGATTTACTTGTTGCATTAAAGGTCTGTTTAAACAACACGGTATGAAAGTGTAATTACATTATACTCTCTtgtaattacaaattattataattctCTAGACGTGCTTGGTGACTGAGCGTAATTATATTGTATTGTAATTCCCTATGTCATCTTCGGtagtataaataaaaaaattttggttagtAAAACTCttatcataaaagaaaaagatattttcttaaaagagagtaatacatttttaaataaataattaatttctcatcgaattgaaatttttattcaaataaacactaagataataaaaatgtatataaaaaaatgaattttctgGTGAATAAATTTGAGAAAGGGACTCTTCAACCCtgccttctttttctttgatagCTTGCCATCCACGAAAAGGAAATGGAGTGATGATGATTAGTAATGGGTTAGAATCTAACACCACTACATAGTTATCCCAAAACTTATTTCATGGGTAAAGTTGTTGTGGGTGAATTAATTGTAAATGTAAAAagatagattaaaataaaaaatatttttgaatttttgatttaattcatcTATTagatcgaaaattgaaaattttaaatgatttatttaattaaactgaaagaaaaaaaaaacaatagcaAAAGTCATAAATATTCCTTAACAAAGAAAAGGTCAATCAACGTTGACAGTCGCCATTGAAAggcagaagaaagaaaaagtggGAAAAAGGAAGTTCCATACTTTCCTCAAGCATTGATTCGCCAATCACCTTGAAAGTGGAACAGTGGGTATAAGAAAGAAATAGAACAATCCCAATTTCCAGCTGCTTAAACTCTGAATTGCAACATCAGTATTGATAagatttggaaaaagaaaagaaaatgggtaaAATCAAAGCAACAGCATAATAATAACATTCACAAAATCATAATCTCGTAtagcataaaaaaaacaaaaaacacagTGATTCAAGTGGAAATAACTTAAATTATACCTAGTATAGCAACAGGTATTGTAATACCAATTGAAACTAATGAAATATACTTCCAAATTCTTTGATTATCAATCAAACTGAACCttcgattaaaaaaaaatcaaactgaACCTTGTGAACCTTTATTTCCCACTTTAATCTCGCCGCCGGCGCCGGTGCTGCCTCTCATTTCACCGCTAACCGCCACGCCAACGCCTTGATACTGAGGCGGCACCATAACACCTCCTGGGGCAGTATAATAAACTCGCCTGTCGTACGCTGCCATGTGTGCGTATGAAGAATCTGGTACTCCTCCGCTTTGCGGCCTCACCATTTGCTGTGTCATGCCGGATATTGGCGGGTGTTGGGTTGGTGGAGGTTGTGCCACCATGTTGTAAACGGGTTGCTCCCGGTAGACTTCGGATGGCATTCTCTGTACGTTGGTGTAGTAGCCTTGACCGGCTTGTCCGGTTACCGGTCGAACCATTTGTTGCGTTGCTGGTGCAGAAGCTGGAGCTGGAACTTGTGGAGGCGCGTGGTAGACGGTGGCCGGAGCATGTCCTTGTGCTGGGATCATGTAGACTGGATGTTCAGAGTGCGGAGGTTGGCCGGGGTTTGTAGTTACGGTTGCAGGGAAACCTCCGGCAGAAATTGGTTTATCCGACCAGAATCCAGCTGTAGCTGGTACATGTTGTTGGAAAGTTACCGGTCTGTTCACCGGAGGCGCTTTTTCAGGCATCTTCTGTGCGTAGTATTCCCCTGTATAAGCCATGGAAGCAGCGTCTTCAGTCTTCTTTCGATACATAGCGAGCTGTTCTTGATCCCGAATTTGAAGCCTCTGCAATTCCTGTAACTGTCTCTGAATTTCAACGGGATTCAAAACATGATCTGTCCCCACGACTTCCGGTATCGGAGGCGGAGGCGGGTTCACCGGTTCCACCACGGGATCACGGATTTTCACCGGCGGAGGTTGAGGGATCCCCTTTTCAATCCCAAACAAGGAATCCAAATTGTTTGGTGGAATCACAACTCCACCCGGAGTCGTGCCGGAATTGAATGCCTCTACGAACCCTTCCCGCTCCGATTTCGGCCCTTCGGAACCGAAATTCCCTAGGTCAGTCGCCGGAAATATGAAAAGCCGCATCCTCGCTGGCTTAGCCGAGGCTCGATAAAGCCGATCATACTCATGCATCATGTGCTCGAGATCATCATCATTAGTGACAGAAATAAGGGCGTCAAGGTCTTCACCGGGGAGCTGGTACTTGAACGAAACCTCACCGTCGCCACCGCCGCAAAGAGCTGAGAGCTTGGAGATCATGGAGGAGAATTTGATAGTGCGTTCAACAGCTAGGATCTTGGTCTCTCCACCGATGTAAGACAGCTGATTGTCATGAGGGCGAGGGTGGATCTTACCTCCATAGCTGCACATAAACTTGGCCTTGTAATTTTGAGCATGTTGCTGTTGGTCGTCCCATGGCGGCGGATTTTCGAAGTCGATTTCTCGGGACCGTGGCGAAGAGTTGCCGGAGTCTGGGTATGAGTTATAAGAGTAATTCtccattaataaaataaattaaaagaggGCTTACTGAGAAGAAGAGTAAGGTTTACACTTCACAGAGAATGCATGAAGCCGAGACTAATCTATAATCCTCTGCCGTATGGAGGGAAAAGAGGGAAGAGGGGATATGATGACCGACAAGCGTATGGGAATTGCGTGCTGTGACAAATGGGCGTGGATGTTTAAGGGTTTATCCGGGACAGGTGGCATGCATTGAGAATGATAGGATGAAGAGGAGAGTGCCTAGTGGGGATAGCAAGACTTTGAGGGGGTGTCGGTGGGGCCCAGCAATTTCATTGACTGAGCGTGGCACTGAACAATCAACGCGCTCTTTCTCTCATTTCAGTTTGGTCATGGTGCTAACTGTAACCATGATGCTGCACGTGGCATGTGGGTCCCAAATCTTTGTGCCCATAGGACACgtgtccaacttctacaattctCCAATTCTCGCTTGCATATATtgcaataaataaaataaaactactctttttgtttttttgtgcAAAGTATGAAaagttgagaaataaaataatttgagaaaagaacaaatacaatatttataattataaatattaaatccatAAGTTGTACACATCATCTGTTTTAACCTTTTAACATCATTTCAATATTTGTAATTTACCTATTTCTAAAAGTTACATAGTATAGGCCAAAGAATTCAgataaataaaacttgaatgTGATAATACTATTTTAGTGGAGATTTTGTTAGTTGGTGGAGCTGGTTCTAGTAGTTTATCTGAACTGCAATTAATTAGTTGCCACTTTAAACGcaattgaaaaatcaaaatttgatatgtaCAAAGATCGCAGAATATGATTACAGATCAAATGACTAAATTTGCAAATTATAGTGACTCCAAGCTTCTACTATTTATAGatt of Gossypium raimondii isolate GPD5lz chromosome 3, ASM2569854v1, whole genome shotgun sequence contains these proteins:
- the LOC105795140 gene encoding uncharacterized protein LOC105795140; amino-acid sequence: MENYSYNSYPDSGNSSPRSREIDFENPPPWDDQQQHAQNYKAKFMCSYGGKIHPRPHDNQLSYIGGETKILAVERTIKFSSMISKLSALCGGGDGEVSFKYQLPGEDLDALISVTNDDDLEHMMHEYDRLYRASAKPARMRLFIFPATDLGNFGSEGPKSEREGFVEAFNSGTTPGGVVIPPNNLDSLFGIEKGIPQPPPVKIRDPVVEPVNPPPPPIPEVVGTDHVLNPVEIQRQLQELQRLQIRDQEQLAMYRKKTEDAASMAYTGEYYAQKMPEKAPPVNRPVTFQQHVPATAGFWSDKPISAGGFPATVTTNPGQPPHSEHPVYMIPAQGHAPATVYHAPPQVPAPASAPATQQMVRPVTGQAGQGYYTNVQRMPSEVYREQPVYNMVAQPPPTQHPPISGMTQQMVRPQSGGVPDSSYAHMAAYDRRVYYTAPGGVMVPPQYQGVGVAVSGEMRGSTGAGGEIKVGNKGSQGSV